The following nucleotide sequence is from Candidatus Neomarinimicrobiota bacterium.
GATGCATGAGCATGACCTTCTGTCAGTTCACCCTTAGGACTGATATACCCAAACATCCTTTGAGTGAGGTCCATATGATCTTCATCCAGGTGAGCTTTCGGTATATGTGCTGAGATGGGTTGTTCGTAGGGCACTCTGAATAAACCGGTATGACCAAAGGCAATAATGACCCCAGCATCGTTTTGCTTATAGAATACAGGCAAACCATCTGGAAAATCATGCTTTTCTTTTGTCAGTCTATCGAGAAGATTAATTTCTGGTTTCCGACTGGGGTTAGCCGATTTACAATCCTGACGGTAATTTTCTATAGTCTGGTGCAAAACTTCCACAGCGGGAACGCTTAGATTCGCCCCATAAATAACCCATTCCCGTTTCTTTTCAGGAGCATCTCCGCTGGTAACAAAATAACTCCCGTCAGGGCGTTTATAGTATTCATACGGCTTCAAACGCTGACCTTGAAGTTCTTCTTCAATATCTCGTTTTTCCATCTGACGGTACTGAGCATTATTATGTTCTACGGCTGGCTGAATAAAGTACTTACTAACTCTGGAATCAAACCTCAGGTAGCCGGCATTTGCCGTATATGACTTCCGTTTTTCTCCACGCTTCTGAGACGTTAGCTGGTCATTATACCAAGCTCTAAAATGGCCATCCTCATCTGCCATGGGCCGGGTAAACAGCGTTCGCTGATGATCAACTTGAGTCATCTTGCTGTAACTCATAATGTTTACCATATTGCGAATCAAACCCCGCAAGGTACTCCCGGGAATTCTGGTTTGACCATTAATAGAGAAAAAATCTTCCCCTCCTTTACTTACGAAAAGTTCAGAAAGAGTTGTCAAATGACACTCTAATTCACCATGGAACCGTTCTCCGGAAAACACATCATGGTTTACCACAGCGGATTCTGCTGAAACAACCACATCATCCAAGGGAACAAAATTGTATGCAGCTGTTCCACGTCTGGAACCCGATATGTCTCGCACCTGTTTATTGCCAACGGCTTTACTTGTTACCCCTTGATTTGCTGAGTGCCGGGAAGAGCCAGTGTCGTGGCGCATTGAGGAGGCTGGGCGAATATTTTGATCTGCTTTAGGCTGGACTGCTTTCTGAAAGAGAATGGTATCTTTA
It contains:
- a CDS encoding TIGR03986 family CRISPR-associated RAMP protein, with amino-acid sequence MMEKAILNTRRSKKGKLVVEVDFCNGKNPVTAPKSDSYREDMDGLEVEVQRRDGHIEKICDKDTILFQKAVQPKADQNIRPASSMRHDTGSSRHSANQGVTSKAVGNKQVRDISGSRRGTAAYNFVPLDDVVVSAESAVVNHDVFSGERFHGELECHLTTLSELFVSKGGEDFFSINGQTRIPGSTLRGLIRNMVNIMSYSKMTQVDHQRTLFTRPMADEDGHFRAWYNDQLTSQKRGEKRKSYTANAGYLRFDSRVSKYFIQPAVEHNNAQYRQMEKRDIEEELQGQRLKPYEYYKRPDGSYFVTSGDAPEKKREWVIYGANLSVPAVEVLHQTIENYRQDCKSANPSRKPEINLLDRLTKEKHDFPDGLPVFYKQNDAGVIIAFGHTGLFRVPYEQPISAHIPKAHLDEDHMDLTQRMFGYISPKGELTEGHAHASFIQVSDAHPVSEIIPAPARKVILSGPKPTAFQNYLVQLHTETNGKNHWGFDTWLRGSKMYWHHDFVQQDFSKVKSDNMYTTMKPVQKGTEFTFTVKFSNLSKVEFGALQSAIQLPPGLAHKLGMAKALGLGSIRIESTMKLTDPQERYSKLMDADSWKSGMRPVADSEDIAGVFRATIAKSCQEFGDDPGQDKFWDLYRMRQLRKLLSFEHGQKLQSKGKLQDQGYETRKRKILPIPEDV